In Mycolicibacterium nivoides, the DNA window CGATCTCGCCGCCCTCGCCGAACAATCCGGCACCAAATTCATCCTCGCGCTGTTCGTCGACCTGCGCGGGAAGCCTTGCGCCAAACTGGTTCCCGTCGAATCGGTCGAGCTACTGGCCACCGAGGGCGTCGGGTTCGCCGGCTACGCCGTCGGCGCCATGGGCCAGGAGCCCAAAGACCCCGACCTGATCGCCATCCCCGATCCGGCTTCGTTCACTCCGATACCGTTCATCAAAGAGGGCCTGGCCCTGGTGCACTGCGACCCCCACGTCGGGGGCGCGCCGTGGCCGTACGCGCCGCGGGTCATCCTCAGGGGTCTGATCCAGCGCGCCGCCGACGCCGGATTCGAACCCTGGGTAGGCGCCGAGGTCGAGTACTTCCTGCTACGCCGCGGCGCCGACGGCACCCTGGCCACCGCCGACGCGGCGGACACGGCCGCCCAACCCTGTTACGACGCCCGCGGTGTCACCCGGATGTATGACCACCTCACCGCGATCTCCACCGCGATGAACTCACTCGGCTGGTCCAACTACGCCAACGACCACGAGGACGGCAACGGGCAGTTCGAGCAGAACTTCGAGTTCTCCGACGCACTGACCACCGCCGACCGGGTGATCACCCTGCGCTACCTGCTGTCGATGATCGCCGCCGAACGGGACATGGTGGCCACCTTCATGCCCAAGCCGTTCTCCGACCGCACCGGCAGCGGCCTGCACCTGCACCTGTCCTTGACCAGCGCCGGGACGCCGGTCTTCCCGGCCGACGCCGACGATCGGGGCCTGGGCCTGTCCGAGACGGCGTACGCGTTCATCGGCGGCATCCTCGACCACGCCTGCGCGCTGCAGTCCGTCGTCGCGCCAACCGTCAACTCCTACAAGCGAACCGGTGCCACCTCGACCGCATCGGGCGCCTCGTGGGCCCCTCGCAAGCCCAGCTACGGCGGCAACGACCGCACCCACTACATCCGGGTGCCGGACAGTCAACGCGTCGAGTTGCGCGGCGGCGACGGCTCGGCCAATCCGTATCTCGCGATCGCCGCGGCTCTGGGCGCCGGCCTCGACGGTGTCAAACGCAGCCTCGACCCGGGAGCCGTGGGCGCCCAGGGACCGGCGGCCCTGCCGCCCACGCTCCTGCACGCGATCGAATGCCTGGAGACCGATCCGATCGTCACGGGCGTGCTCGACGTCGCGGGCGACGGCGTCGCCTCCTACTTCGCCGACGTCAAACGCGAGGAATTCTTCGCCTACCACGGCACCGTCACGCCGTGGGAAATCGACCAATACCTGACGGCTTTCTGAGAGGAGAAAACGTGTGTGGAATCATCGGGCTGCACCTGCGTAGCCCCGAGCTGTACCCGCGCCTCGGCGAACTGCTCGCCGCGATGCTGGGCGAGATGTCCGATCGCGGTGCCGACTCGGCGGGGATCGCGGTCTACGGAGACCCGGAGTGGTCGCCGTACGGGCAGGGCTGCGTCTCGATCACGGATGTCGCGGAGACACCCGAACTGGGGCCGGATGTGGATGTGGTGCAGGTGGATTCGACCTACCTGCTGTCGGCCGACATGGACTCCGAGGAGCTGCTGAGCCTGGCACGGGCGGCCTACCCGACCGCTTTGATCTCCGGGTTCGGCCCTGATCTGGCGGTGCTCAAAGGGGTCGGTCATCCGCGCGCCCTCACCGAAGCTTGGGGCCTGGCCAAGGCCCAGGGCTGGCAGGGCGTCGGGCATACCCGGATGGCCACCGAGTCCGCGGTGACGCCGTCGGGCTGCCATCCGTACACCGTCGGCCCCGGACAGTGCCTGGTGCACAACGGGTCTTTCGCCAACCACGCCACCATCCGCCGCGAGCTGCGCCGGGCCGGTGTGGCGTTCGACAGCGAGAACGACACCGAGGTGGGCGCCCGGTTCGTGGCCGAACAGCTGGCCGCCGGCCGCGATGTGGCGACCGCATTGAAAGACCTCCTCGCAGTCTTTGATGGCTTCTACACACTTCTGGTCTCCGATCACGACTCGTTCGCGGTGGTGCGTGACGCCATCGCCTGCAAGCCCGCGGTGATCGCCGAAACCCCCGACTGGGTGGCGATGGCCAGTGAGTACCGCGCCCTGGCCGGGCTACCCGGGGTCGAACAGGCACGCATTTGGGAACCGGAACCGGAGGTGGTCTACGCATGGACACGCTGATTGGATACGACTTGCGCACAACGCCTCTGCGTGAGGTCAACGCGGCGCTGCATCAGCCGGGCGTGGAGGGTGACTACGTCATCGCGCACCCCGACGGTGCGCACAATGTGGCCGTCGGCCTCAACGCGCCGGTGCGCGTGACGGTCGAAGGCCACGTCGGCTACTACGCGGCCGGGATGAACCAGTTCGCCGAGGTGACCATCAACGGCAATGCCGGCACCGGGGTGGCCGAGAACATGATGAGCGGCACGGTGCGGGTCACCGGAAACGCCTCGCAGTCAGCGGGTGCCACCGCGCACGGCGGACTGCTGGTCATCGAAGGGGACGCCGCCGCACGCTGCGGCATCTCGATGAAGGGCGTGGACATCGTGGTGGGCGGCAGCATCGGCCACATGAGCGCGTTCATGGCCCAGGCCGGACGGCTGGTGGTGCGCGGCGACGCCGGCGAGGCGCTGGGCGATTCGATCTATGAGGCCCGCATCTATGTGCGCGGCGAGGTGACTTCGCTGGGTGCGGACTGCATCGCCAAGCCGATGCGCGCCGAGCACCGCGCCGAACTCGCGGAGTTGTTGACAGCCAGTGGTTTCTGCGACGACGACACCTCCGATTACACCCGCTACGGCTCGGCCCGAAACCTCTACCACTTCCACGTCGACAACGCGAGTGAGTACTGATGCGCGAATCCGCCACCTTCGATCGATCCACGATCGCCGACATCCAGCGCGCCGCCGAGACCGGCATCTACGACATCCGCGGTTGGGGGGCCAAACGCCGACTACCGCATTTTGACGACCTGCTGTTCCTGGGTGCGTCGATGTCGCGCTACCCCTTGGAGGGCTACCGGGAACGCTGCGGCACCGATGTCATCCTCGGTGACCGGCACGCCAAACATCCTCTGCACCTGGATATCCCGGTCACCATCGCAGGCATGAGCTTCGGCGCGCTGTCCGGGCCGGCCAAGGAGGCCCTGGGCCGCGGGGCCAGCGAGGCCGGCACGTCGACCACCACCGGAGACGGGGGCATGACGCCCGAGGAGCGCGGGCAGAGCAAGCACCTGGTGTACCAGTACCTGCCCTCGCGCTACGGGATGAACCCCGACGACCTGCGCAAGGCCGACGCCATCGAGGTGGTGCTCGGCCAGGGCGCCAAGCCCGGCGGCGGCGGAATGCTGTTGGGACAGAAGATCTCCCCGCGGGTCGCCCAGATGCGCACGCTGCCCGAGGGCATCGACCAGCGCAGCGCGTGCCGTCACCCGGACTGGACCGGCCCGGACGATCTGACCATCAAGATCAACGAGCTGCGGGAGATCACCGACTGGGAGAAACCCATCTACGTCAAGGTCGGGGCCACCCGCACCTATTACGACGTGAAGCTGGCCGTGCACGCCGGGGCCGACGTGGTGGTGGTCGACGGCATGCAGGGCGGCACGGCCGCCACCCAGGAGGTGTTCATCGAGCACGTCGGCATCCCGACCCTGGCCGCGGTGCCGCAGGCGGTGCAGGCCCTGCAGGAACTGGACGTACACCGGAAAGTTCAGTTGATCGTGAGCGGCGGCATCCGCTCGGGCGCCGACGTGGCCAAGGCGCTGGCGCTGGGCGCCGACGCGGTCGCGATCGGCACCGCCGCACTGATCGCGCTGGGCGACAACCACCCCCGCTACGCCGCCGAGTACGAGAAGCTCGGCAGCGCAGCCGGTTTCTACGACGACTTCCAGGACGGACGCGATCCGGCCGGCATCACCACCCAGGACCCTGAGCTGGCCGCCCGGTTCGACCCGGTCGAGGGCGGCCGACGCTTGGCCAACTACCTGCGCGTGCTGACCATGGAAGCCCAGACCATCGCCCGGGCCTGCGGCAAGGCCCATGTCTGCCACCTGGAGCCCGAGGACCTGGTGGCAGTGACCATCGAGGCCGCGGCGATGGCGCGGGTTCCGCTGGCCGGCACGAACTGGATTCCAGGCGCATGAGCGAAACAGCGGATGTCGTCATCGTCGGCGGCGGCCTGGAGGGCGCGGCGGCGGCCTGGTCCCTGAGCCAACGCGGCGTCACCGATGTGACTGTCCTGGAGCGCAACACCGTCGGCTCCGGGATGACCGGGAAATCCAGCGGGATCGTGCGCTGCCACTACGGGGTCAGCTCGCTGGCCGCCATGGCCACGGTCGGCCTCGAGGTGTTCGAGAAAGCCGAGCAGTATTTCGGGACCGACATCGGTTTCCGGCAGACCGGCTATGTCGTCGGCGTCGGCGAGCCCAACGTCGACAACCTGCGCAAGAGCCTGGCCGCCCAGCGCGAGGTCGGGGTGCAGACCGAGGAGATCGACGCCTCCGAGGTGGCCAAGCTGTGGCCGTGGGCCGATCTGGAACCGTTCGCGGCCTTCGGCTGGGAGGCGCGCGGCGGGTACGGCGACGCCTACCAGACCGCGCAGGCGTTCGCGGTGTCGGCGAGGTCCGCCGGAGTGCGAATCCGCCAAGGCGCCAACGTGACCGGACTGGTGCTCGATGGAGACCGGGCAACCGGCGTCGAGCTGGCCGACGGCACAAGGGTTTCGGCGGGCACCGTTGTCTTGGCCACCGGCGCGTGGACCCGGCCGTTCCTGACCCCCTACGGCGTCGACGTGCCGATCAGGGTGGTTCGGGAGCAGATCGTCACCATCTCCCCAGGGGTGCCGATCGGAGCGGTCCCGGTGTTCTCCGACCTGGTGTCGCTGCAGTACGTGCGCCCCGAGCTGGGCGGGGAGATCCTGTTCGGCAACAGCGACCTGGCGCACTGCGAGCCTGCCGACCCGGACGACTACCTGAACCGGGCCACCGACGGCTTCATCGACCTGACCGTCGACAAGGTCGGTACCCGATTTCCCGGCTTCCCCGACGCGGCGATCACCGGCAGCTACGCCGGTTGCTACGACGTCACGCCGGACTGGAACCCCGTCATCTCCGCGACCGGGATCGACGGCCTGGTGGTGGCGGCCGGATTCAGCGGGCACGGCTTCAAGATCGCGCCGGCGGTCGGCAAGCTGGTCGCCGACCTGGTGACAGAGGGCCGCAGCTCCGACCCCCGGATACCCGAGACGGATTTCCGATTGGCCCGGTTCGCAGAGGACAATTTGCTCAAGAGCCGGTACCCGTACGTCGGGGCCGGGGAGATGCGATAGACGGGAGTGCCGTGAGCGACCTGCCGCTGCTCCGCAACACCGGCACAGCTCGCGACCGTGATCCGAACGAACCGGTCGAGGAACTGGAATTCGAGGCGGCGATCGGGCGCAATGTGCGTCAACTGCGTCAGCAGCACGGGCTGACCGTGGCCGAGATGGCCGCCCGGGTGGGCATCTCCAAGGCGATGCTGTCCAAGATCGAGAACGCCCAGACCTCGTGCAGCCTGTCGACCCTGGCCCTGCTCGCGAAGGGCCTCGATGTTCCGGTCACCAGTCTGTTCCGCGGGGCCGACGTCGAGCGTCCGGCGGCATTCGTCAAGGCGGGCACAGGTCCGGAGATCGTGCGCAACGGCACCAAACAGGGCCATGAGTATCAATTGCTCAGCTCCCTGCGCGGGGAGCACAAGCGGCTGGAATGCCTGCACGTCACGCTGACCGAGAAGAGCCAGACGTACCCGCTGTTCCAGCATCCGGGCACCGAGTTCATCTACATGCTCGAGGGCGTCATGGACTACAGCCACAGCCGTTCGGTGTATCGGCTGCAACCTGGCGACTCGCTGCAGATAGACGGGGAAGGCGCCCACGGACCGGTCGACCTGATCGAACTGCCGATCCGGTTCCTGTCGGTGATCGCCTTCCCCGATTCGCAGGTGTGAGTCACCACTTCGATCACTCGTAGATGCTGGTGATCCGCTGCGGGCCGTGGTGGTTGTGCCAGCCGGGCTTCATGCCGGGGGCCGGTGTGGCGTAGGTATCAGGGCTGTAGAGGTTGCCCGATCCCTGCGGAGTCTGCGCGGCGGCCGTGCCGGCCAGGCCGAGCGCGACGGCGCCGAAGACGCCTGCGGACAGGATGGGCAGTGCCAGGGCCTTGGTGAACTTGGTCATGATCGTGAATCCTTCTGTCTCAGTTGGCTTTTCGTTTTCCTTGGCGGCTTGTTCGGCCACTGAGACAAGAATGCGGCCTGGGCGGCCGCAGGTCTGTCGGGCGATCAGGCGATGAGCCTGATGAATATGCGTTCCCCCGATCGGGGGAAGTGC includes these proteins:
- the glnT gene encoding type III glutamate--ammonia ligase, coding for MPSDLAALAEQSGTKFILALFVDLRGKPCAKLVPVESVELLATEGVGFAGYAVGAMGQEPKDPDLIAIPDPASFTPIPFIKEGLALVHCDPHVGGAPWPYAPRVILRGLIQRAADAGFEPWVGAEVEYFLLRRGADGTLATADAADTAAQPCYDARGVTRMYDHLTAISTAMNSLGWSNYANDHEDGNGQFEQNFEFSDALTTADRVITLRYLLSMIAAERDMVATFMPKPFSDRTGSGLHLHLSLTSAGTPVFPADADDRGLGLSETAYAFIGGILDHACALQSVVAPTVNSYKRTGATSTASGASWAPRKPSYGGNDRTHYIRVPDSQRVELRGGDGSANPYLAIAAALGAGLDGVKRSLDPGAVGAQGPAALPPTLLHAIECLETDPIVTGVLDVAGDGVASYFADVKREEFFAYHGTVTPWEIDQYLTAF
- a CDS encoding protein glxC, with product MDTLIGYDLRTTPLREVNAALHQPGVEGDYVIAHPDGAHNVAVGLNAPVRVTVEGHVGYYAAGMNQFAEVTINGNAGTGVAENMMSGTVRVTGNASQSAGATAHGGLLVIEGDAAARCGISMKGVDIVVGGSIGHMSAFMAQAGRLVVRGDAGEALGDSIYEARIYVRGEVTSLGADCIAKPMRAEHRAELAELLTASGFCDDDTSDYTRYGSARNLYHFHVDNASEY
- a CDS encoding glutamine amidotransferase; this encodes MCGIIGLHLRSPELYPRLGELLAAMLGEMSDRGADSAGIAVYGDPEWSPYGQGCVSITDVAETPELGPDVDVVQVDSTYLLSADMDSEELLSLARAAYPTALISGFGPDLAVLKGVGHPRALTEAWGLAKAQGWQGVGHTRMATESAVTPSGCHPYTVGPGQCLVHNGSFANHATIRRELRRAGVAFDSENDTEVGARFVAEQLAAGRDVATALKDLLAVFDGFYTLLVSDHDSFAVVRDAIACKPAVIAETPDWVAMASEYRALAGLPGVEQARIWEPEPEVVYAWTR
- a CDS encoding NAD(P)/FAD-dependent oxidoreductase → MSETADVVIVGGGLEGAAAAWSLSQRGVTDVTVLERNTVGSGMTGKSSGIVRCHYGVSSLAAMATVGLEVFEKAEQYFGTDIGFRQTGYVVGVGEPNVDNLRKSLAAQREVGVQTEEIDASEVAKLWPWADLEPFAAFGWEARGGYGDAYQTAQAFAVSARSAGVRIRQGANVTGLVLDGDRATGVELADGTRVSAGTVVLATGAWTRPFLTPYGVDVPIRVVREQIVTISPGVPIGAVPVFSDLVSLQYVRPELGGEILFGNSDLAHCEPADPDDYLNRATDGFIDLTVDKVGTRFPGFPDAAITGSYAGCYDVTPDWNPVISATGIDGLVVAAGFSGHGFKIAPAVGKLVADLVTEGRSSDPRIPETDFRLARFAEDNLLKSRYPYVGAGEMR
- a CDS encoding FMN-binding glutamate synthase family protein; this encodes MRESATFDRSTIADIQRAAETGIYDIRGWGAKRRLPHFDDLLFLGASMSRYPLEGYRERCGTDVILGDRHAKHPLHLDIPVTIAGMSFGALSGPAKEALGRGASEAGTSTTTGDGGMTPEERGQSKHLVYQYLPSRYGMNPDDLRKADAIEVVLGQGAKPGGGGMLLGQKISPRVAQMRTLPEGIDQRSACRHPDWTGPDDLTIKINELREITDWEKPIYVKVGATRTYYDVKLAVHAGADVVVVDGMQGGTAATQEVFIEHVGIPTLAAVPQAVQALQELDVHRKVQLIVSGGIRSGADVAKALALGADAVAIGTAALIALGDNHPRYAAEYEKLGSAAGFYDDFQDGRDPAGITTQDPELAARFDPVEGGRRLANYLRVLTMEAQTIARACGKAHVCHLEPEDLVAVTIEAAAMARVPLAGTNWIPGA
- a CDS encoding helix-turn-helix domain-containing protein is translated as MSDLPLLRNTGTARDRDPNEPVEELEFEAAIGRNVRQLRQQHGLTVAEMAARVGISKAMLSKIENAQTSCSLSTLALLAKGLDVPVTSLFRGADVERPAAFVKAGTGPEIVRNGTKQGHEYQLLSSLRGEHKRLECLHVTLTEKSQTYPLFQHPGTEFIYMLEGVMDYSHSRSVYRLQPGDSLQIDGEGAHGPVDLIELPIRFLSVIAFPDSQV